In a single window of the Thermofilum uzonense genome:
- a CDS encoding winged helix-turn-helix domain-containing protein, whose amino-acid sequence MESSGQDIDLDQIYSVIGNPYLRAIIRKIGESGEASFSELKEAIKTSTGNLYYNLDKLSGLVEKNERRKYVLTEKGVKLYKFLTENEARVKSLLLEKRGLSLVIEKYILPVIVPENLVSYMYSQPVIPFLALLIYFTTAAVATLTGSYVVFGLDQLFVPIVYREARIVLWISGISLTLSILEFSSRLLGGDPRIGLDYFSSMFLATILLAIPALANLDIILTNILYRVVQVIVLGLLTAIIKVYKKLPTERAFISVFVAYYASFTLAILVQRLF is encoded by the coding sequence ATGGAGAGTTCAGGGCAGGACATAGACCTTGATCAGATATACTCTGTAATAGGGAATCCTTATCTAAGGGCGATTATCAGAAAGATAGGAGAGTCCGGGGAAGCGTCCTTTAGCGAGTTGAAAGAGGCTATTAAGACCAGTACTGGAAACCTATACTATAATCTGGATAAGCTTTCAGGACTTGTTGAGAAGAATGAGAGACGCAAGTATGTGCTAACAGAGAAAGGCGTTAAGCTCTACAAATTCTTAACGGAAAACGAGGCCAGAGTTAAAAGTCTTCTATTAGAGAAGCGGGGGCTGTCCCTAGTTATTGAAAAATACATCTTACCGGTTATAGTTCCTGAAAACTTAGTTTCCTACATGTACTCGCAACCAGTTATTCCATTCTTAGCCTTACTCATTTATTTTACAACGGCAGCGGTGGCGACGCTTACGGGAAGCTACGTAGTCTTTGGTCTGGATCAACTATTTGTTCCGATAGTGTACAGGGAGGCACGTATAGTTTTGTGGATTTCAGGGATATCGTTAACACTATCTATTCTAGAATTTTCATCTCGCCTGTTGGGCGGAGATCCCCGGATAGGACTCGATTATTTCTCAAGCATGTTTCTGGCGACAATTCTACTCGCAATACCAGCCCTTGCAAACCTGGATATTATTCTAACAAATATTCTCTACAGAGTCGTTCAGGTTATTGTACTAGGGCTTCTAACAGCTATAATCAAAGTTTACAAGAAACTGCCAACAGAAAGAGCATTCATAAGCGTCTTCGTAGCCTATTATGCAAGCTTTACCCTGGCAATACTGGTTCAAAGGCTATTCTAA
- a CDS encoding phosphoglycerate kinase: MLEGFGIKTLDDVDVKGKTVGVRADFNSPIDPKTGKLLDYTRITVHAETTIRELVEKKAKVVVISHQGRKGDPDFTSLREHAEILERYFPGRVRFVPDVFGDKAVEEIRSIKEGEILVLENVRYWDGETKNASPEEHSKSELVARLAPFFEVYVVDAFSAAHRPHASLVGFAPVVKHYVAGRVMERELRALYRVRNNPERPCVYVIGGAKAEDTAEIIKSVLGENIADKILTGGLVANLLLHSAGYNIGLENVKILEEKGFLSLEKELKILLDKYKDRVLLPVDLALDIDGKRVEVEVSRLPARGIIKDIGTKTADLYSGLIKNAKTVVMNGPMGIFEDDRFSIGTKKVFESMVSSGAFTLIGGGHTLAAADKLGFSEKISHVSTGGGALIEFLIKGTLPVVEVLKKYGQTR, from the coding sequence ATGCTTGAAGGTTTTGGTATTAAGACGCTCGACGACGTTGACGTTAAAGGGAAAACAGTTGGTGTGCGCGCCGACTTTAATTCACCAATTGACCCCAAGACAGGAAAACTCTTAGACTATACGAGGATAACTGTACACGCCGAGACAACTATTCGAGAACTAGTCGAGAAAAAAGCTAAGGTTGTTGTGATTTCTCACCAGGGCAGGAAGGGAGACCCTGATTTTACCAGCCTACGGGAGCATGCTGAAATACTGGAGCGGTACTTCCCGGGACGTGTTAGGTTTGTACCCGACGTTTTCGGGGACAAGGCAGTCGAGGAAATTCGATCTATAAAAGAGGGCGAAATCCTCGTGTTGGAGAACGTTCGCTACTGGGACGGCGAGACAAAGAATGCTTCCCCCGAAGAACATTCGAAAAGCGAGCTTGTAGCAAGGCTAGCCCCCTTTTTTGAAGTCTATGTTGTAGATGCCTTTTCTGCAGCGCATAGACCCCATGCCTCACTGGTAGGCTTCGCTCCTGTAGTCAAACACTACGTTGCGGGCAGAGTTATGGAGAGAGAACTACGCGCCCTTTACCGTGTCAGAAACAACCCTGAGAGACCATGTGTTTACGTTATTGGAGGGGCTAAAGCGGAGGACACGGCGGAGATTATAAAAAGCGTTCTGGGTGAAAATATAGCCGACAAGATCCTGACTGGTGGCCTCGTGGCTAATCTGCTCTTACATAGCGCTGGATACAATATAGGCTTAGAAAACGTTAAGATATTAGAGGAAAAAGGGTTTTTATCCCTAGAGAAAGAGTTGAAGATTCTTTTAGACAAATACAAGGATCGTGTTTTGCTCCCAGTTGACCTTGCCTTAGATATTGACGGTAAGAGAGTAGAAGTGGAAGTTTCCAGGTTACCCGCACGAGGCATTATAAAGGATATCGGAACTAAGACTGCCGACCTATATTCAGGCTTAATTAAAAATGCCAAGACAGTGGTTATGAATGGACCTATGGGAATTTTCGAAGACGATCGCTTTTCTATAGGGACGAAGAAAGTTTTTGAGTCAATGGTCAGCTCGGGTGCTTTCACGCTCATCGGGGGTGGCCACACGCTAGCAGCGGCAGATAAGCTTGGATTTTCTGAAAAAATATCCCATGTAAGTACTGGGGGAGGTGCACTTATCGAGTTTTTAATAAAGGGAACACTACCTGTAGTCGAGGTCCTGAAGAAGTACGGTCAAACTAGATAA
- a CDS encoding proteasome assembly chaperone family protein: MRAEWIFSLYEEIPAPSLVVIGLPDVGLVGPIATSHLVKQWGLRNIGYVDSPSIPPVILFHESSPLLPIRVYGGYKGNDFVLVIHSDVAIPPQAIHELSSFLVSTLLEKKAGRLFLLGGIAVQDRLNIQTPKTYAASIDPEALQYARSKGIDPIQEGYIGGIYAQIIKEAFKNRLNVLALLAECFLNYPDPGASASTLQAFSKLTGKDVDVKQLIEQEEEIRLKLRELMKRTMESMKGTGKEYEYTIPALYV, translated from the coding sequence ATGAGAGCCGAGTGGATCTTCTCTCTTTATGAGGAAATACCTGCTCCCAGCTTAGTTGTTATAGGTCTCCCGGACGTTGGACTGGTGGGTCCCATAGCCACTTCTCATCTTGTTAAGCAGTGGGGTTTGAGGAATATAGGCTATGTGGATTCGCCGAGTATACCTCCCGTTATTCTGTTTCATGAGTCCTCACCTCTTCTCCCTATACGCGTGTACGGCGGGTATAAGGGAAACGATTTTGTACTCGTAATTCACTCCGACGTGGCCATACCCCCTCAAGCAATCCACGAACTGTCTTCTTTCCTGGTTTCTACTCTCCTCGAAAAGAAGGCGGGAAGGTTGTTCCTTTTGGGAGGAATCGCGGTTCAAGACAGGTTAAACATACAGACCCCAAAGACTTACGCCGCGTCGATCGACCCCGAGGCATTACAATACGCTAGAAGCAAAGGTATTGACCCCATACAGGAAGGATACATAGGGGGTATTTATGCCCAAATAATCAAGGAGGCTTTTAAAAATAGGCTTAATGTCCTAGCCCTCCTCGCTGAATGCTTCCTTAATTATCCTGATCCAGGCGCATCTGCGAGCACGCTACAAGCCTTCTCAAAACTTACGGGAAAAGACGTGGACGTGAAACAGCTTATAGAGCAAGAGGAGGAAATAAGGCTCAAGCTGCGGGAACTTATGAAGAGAACCATGGAGAGCATGAAAGGAACAGGAAAAGAGTATGAGTACACGATCCCCGCACTCTATGTGTAA
- a CDS encoding Hsp20/alpha crystallin family protein, whose protein sequence is MEEWVRREIEEMLKEFKRLRDEFARMEQEMLQPLFHPEEKTVVPLYEVRRESDKIIVWADLAGVRDKNNVDVRVEGRTLKIEALFSKPFKLEGFTFLREGLQRYKLEIPLPENIDLDKIKATLKKGILEIEIPLKVERFKIKVE, encoded by the coding sequence ATGGAGGAATGGGTAAGGCGTGAAATTGAAGAAATGCTAAAAGAGTTTAAGAGGCTTCGAGACGAATTTGCTAGGATGGAACAAGAGATGTTGCAGCCGCTATTTCATCCCGAAGAGAAAACAGTAGTTCCTCTATACGAGGTTCGACGCGAATCAGACAAGATAATTGTATGGGCTGATCTGGCCGGTGTTCGTGATAAGAATAACGTCGATGTCAGAGTGGAGGGAAGGACGTTGAAAATAGAGGCATTATTCTCTAAACCTTTTAAGTTGGAGGGGTTCACCTTCCTTCGGGAGGGGCTTCAAAGGTACAAGCTTGAAATTCCTTTACCCGAAAATATAGACCTGGACAAGATAAAGGCAACACTCAAGAAGGGAATTCTTGAAATCGAGATACCACTAAAAGTTGAAAGATTTAAGATAAAGGTGGAGTAG
- a CDS encoding helix-turn-helix domain-containing protein yields MQRRVNSEGWLSDPSLREVASKIAGEIIMSDNPGAEMRKWREKFSLTQVEVATHMGVSASVLSDYESGRRKSPGSRFVARFVKSLIMKDIERGGIVLSGLRRILLGSDLLREAVLDMREFSIPLSIARFCEAIEADLIVGAAFISTPILGYTVVDSIKLVLDVPSYDYIKLYGATTQRAAIFTKVAYGRSPMVAVKSMQAGMGGLRPALVVLHGARKVDELGLEIAKRENIPLAVTRIEDLNELISRLRAIK; encoded by the coding sequence ATGCAGAGACGGGTAAATTCAGAAGGATGGCTGAGCGATCCTTCTCTTCGAGAAGTAGCCTCTAAGATAGCCGGAGAAATAATCATGTCCGACAACCCAGGAGCCGAGATGAGAAAATGGCGGGAAAAATTCAGTCTTACACAGGTGGAAGTGGCAACGCACATGGGGGTATCGGCTTCAGTGCTCAGCGACTATGAGAGTGGAAGACGAAAGTCTCCAGGCTCAAGGTTTGTTGCCAGGTTTGTGAAGAGTCTCATCATGAAGGACATCGAACGAGGTGGAATAGTTCTCTCCGGTCTCAGAAGGATCCTATTAGGCTCCGATCTTCTAAGGGAAGCAGTCCTAGACATGAGGGAATTCAGCATTCCACTCTCGATTGCAAGGTTTTGCGAGGCTATTGAAGCAGATTTAATTGTAGGGGCGGCTTTCATATCAACACCCATACTTGGCTATACTGTAGTGGACAGCATTAAACTGGTTCTAGACGTTCCGTCCTACGACTATATCAAGCTATATGGTGCAACGACTCAAAGGGCAGCTATTTTTACAAAGGTTGCTTATGGTAGGAGCCCGATGGTAGCAGTGAAGTCTATGCAGGCGGGTATGGGAGGCCTTAGACCAGCCCTGGTTGTTTTACATGGCGCGCGCAAGGTGGACGAGCTAGGGCTTGAAATTGCTAAACGTGAAAATATACCTCTAGCGGTAACTAGGATTGAGGATCTTAACGAGCTAATTAGTAGGTTGAGAGCAATAAAGTGA
- the gap gene encoding type I glyceraldehyde-3-phosphate dehydrogenase: MKYTVAINGFGRIGRNFLKAALQNEKFVKTFNVVAVNDLSDTKTLAHLFKYDSVFGRFKGRVEVKDTKLLIEDYEIEVLAFKDPSQLPWSKMNVDIVLESTGLFTDRENASKHLSAGAKKVVISAPAKNPDITIVMGVNHAQYDPRNHHIISNASCTTNAFAPVVKVLHESFGVIQGMMTTVHAYTNDQRILDLVHKDLRRARAAAQNIIPTTTGAAKSIMDVYPELKGKLTAMAIRVPVPDGAIVDFTALLKKPVTKEEMDSAFKRYAEGELRGILEYTEEPIVSTDIIGNPHSSIYDAAASQVVGERGDMVKVFAWYDNEWGYSNRLVDLMVYMAEKGL; the protein is encoded by the coding sequence ATGAAGTACACAGTAGCGATAAATGGATTTGGTAGGATAGGTAGAAATTTCCTTAAAGCCGCCCTTCAAAACGAGAAGTTCGTTAAGACTTTCAACGTAGTCGCAGTTAACGACTTATCTGACACCAAAACTCTTGCACATCTATTCAAGTACGACAGCGTCTTCGGGAGGTTCAAGGGAAGAGTTGAGGTTAAGGATACAAAGCTCCTGATAGAAGACTACGAAATAGAGGTTCTTGCCTTCAAAGACCCGTCTCAGCTACCATGGTCTAAGATGAATGTTGATATAGTTTTAGAGTCCACAGGGCTTTTCACGGACAGGGAAAACGCCTCCAAACACCTCTCAGCAGGAGCTAAAAAGGTTGTGATTTCCGCGCCTGCTAAGAACCCCGACATCACGATAGTTATGGGTGTAAACCACGCCCAGTATGACCCCCGTAATCATCACATAATATCTAACGCTTCATGCACTACCAACGCCTTCGCACCCGTTGTAAAGGTACTCCACGAGAGTTTTGGAGTTATCCAGGGCATGATGACCACTGTACACGCTTATACCAATGATCAGCGGATACTTGACCTTGTCCACAAGGATCTGAGAAGAGCAAGGGCTGCTGCACAGAACATCATTCCTACTACGACTGGAGCAGCCAAGTCTATAATGGACGTGTATCCGGAGCTTAAGGGTAAGTTAACGGCTATGGCTATCCGAGTCCCAGTCCCAGATGGAGCAATTGTCGATTTTACAGCATTACTGAAGAAGCCTGTCACCAAGGAAGAAATGGACTCAGCATTCAAGAGGTATGCTGAAGGGGAACTGAGGGGCATACTGGAATACACAGAAGAGCCAATCGTTAGTACGGACATTATCGGGAACCCGCACAGCTCCATATACGATGCAGCTGCAAGTCAGGTCGTTGGAGAGAGAGGGGACATGGTAAAGGTTTTCGCATGGTACGACAATGAGTGGGGATACTCAAACAGGCTAGTAGACTTAATGGTGTACATGGCCGAGAAAGGGCTCTAA
- a CDS encoding DUF504 domain-containing protein gives MRNFFQRVLWDKNMDKGSLRVKFISRGVSGELDEFTGEQIREVTRDGVVIVVDGKDKFIPFHRITEITYKNGKIVFSKQGAFYDFKV, from the coding sequence ATGCGAAACTTCTTCCAACGAGTTCTCTGGGATAAAAACATGGATAAAGGTAGTCTTCGGGTAAAGTTTATCTCGCGTGGAGTATCGGGGGAGCTAGATGAATTCACCGGGGAACAGATAAGGGAGGTTACAAGGGATGGGGTTGTAATCGTTGTTGATGGGAAAGATAAATTTATCCCTTTTCACAGGATAACAGAGATAACTTATAAAAATGGGAAGATAGTTTTCAGCAAACAAGGAGCTTTTTATGATTTTAAAGTGTGA
- a CDS encoding radical SAM protein, translating to MVLELSLKDFLYRKTLLLKMLEERLPAESQRKVKGDYHSRKKPRPCGVTVHSVIGCKYGCTYCYLPEMGVSFSNYHVYGLSGDEMSYALLLNPYFLPGRFGSLIAIGSVGEPFVDEHAFTRTLEYIHSFSKHLGNPTQFSTKAALSEAQVKALASVKLPISPLVTVVSLAYYRKLEPNAPTPEKRFETIRLMRKNGLHPLLFLRPLIPGVNTEEIEEIVDEAKQAGAIGVVIGGLRITPMILERLEKAGFQTTQIRERVKGVLRRGVQLSVDVSDIKRQAVEVVREKGLVPFLSACCANNYTAMLYDGIRAPCPGLDYIDGRFCTLCPVQCPKIKTKIDPDEAREMIEKIAHTRVLELNIDDKYIRVKLEGKKNFSLKEKILIEVGYRRRVLLQ from the coding sequence GTGGTTTTAGAGCTATCACTGAAGGATTTCTTATACCGTAAGACATTATTGTTGAAAATGCTTGAAGAGCGGCTTCCCGCAGAAAGTCAAAGGAAAGTTAAAGGTGATTACCATTCCAGGAAAAAACCTCGACCCTGCGGAGTAACAGTTCACAGCGTGATTGGCTGCAAGTACGGTTGCACATACTGTTATCTGCCTGAGATGGGGGTAAGCTTCTCAAACTACCACGTTTATGGACTCAGCGGAGACGAAATGAGTTATGCTCTACTGCTAAACCCCTACTTCCTGCCAGGCCGTTTTGGATCCCTTATAGCTATAGGAAGCGTCGGGGAACCATTCGTCGATGAGCATGCCTTCACACGGACACTGGAATACATACATTCATTCAGTAAGCATCTTGGAAATCCCACTCAGTTTTCAACAAAAGCAGCCCTCTCCGAGGCTCAGGTAAAGGCTTTGGCATCCGTGAAACTTCCAATAAGTCCTCTGGTTACAGTCGTTTCCCTGGCTTATTATCGTAAGCTTGAGCCCAACGCTCCAACTCCGGAGAAGCGTTTCGAAACCATACGCTTAATGAGAAAGAATGGTCTACATCCCTTGCTCTTTCTTAGGCCGCTTATACCCGGGGTAAACACTGAGGAGATCGAAGAGATAGTTGATGAAGCCAAGCAAGCCGGAGCCATTGGAGTTGTTATCGGTGGTCTACGAATAACACCTATGATTCTTGAGCGGCTGGAGAAGGCTGGCTTCCAAACCACGCAAATACGTGAAAGGGTTAAAGGGGTTCTAAGAAGGGGGGTACAGCTATCCGTAGATGTCAGTGATATAAAGAGGCAAGCCGTCGAAGTAGTACGGGAAAAGGGTTTAGTTCCTTTTCTCAGCGCGTGTTGTGCAAACAACTATACTGCTATGCTCTATGATGGTATACGCGCGCCATGCCCTGGCCTAGACTATATTGACGGAAGATTCTGCACTTTATGCCCCGTCCAATGCCCTAAAATAAAGACAAAGATTGATCCGGACGAGGCTCGTGAGATGATCGAGAAGATAGCACACACGCGTGTTCTTGAGCTAAATATAGACGACAAATATATCCGTGTCAAGCTGGAAGGAAAGAAGAACTTTTCATTGAAAGAAAAAATATTGATAGAAGTTGGATACAGGAGGAGGGTGCTGCTACAGTGA
- a CDS encoding threonine--tRNA ligase, translating to MKLLLIHAKSFEYEAREKALEGAEDIDGRRVGKAENALVVFVTVEEGDSSDPGVVSAAVREIEDVFRRVKASEVVVYPYAHLSENLASPGEALAILKSIESQLSEKGLKTQRAPFGWYKRFTLDCYGHPLSELSRSIRPGEPPKRGFEDFAVMFPDGRVVSVEELPSGLPADFVALLESEVFKRRREGGEPQFLEYCKKFGFEWEPMSDLGHMRYGPEATIMVEAVSEYAWQVCRSLGIPVYKVRGTNTFNLEYKPVLQHAQLFGDRLYQFEVDEKKLVLRYAACHQQFAMIKDWEISYRDLPLGMLEIADSYRLEQPGELLLCFRLRKFTMPDLHIFCRDLAQAQEVSFLVHRKIYEEMRRLGRDYVSIYNLTRSFLDGHKEYLRKLVEMEGKPVLLHFVPEGKYYWFLNIEYNIIDELGRPREIGTFQIDFGNAERFGITYTDEKGERKHPVIIHTALIGSIERYIFAVFDTAAQKSKRGEQPSLPLWLAPVQVRVIPFSKEYLKNADEVADKFEKEGVRVDVDDRDESVGKRVRDAEVKWIPYVIVIGKKEAETGKLSVRIRGQGQLEMTLEELVERINKELQGYPKVSAMLPRYLSKRPSYR from the coding sequence TTGAAGTTGCTCCTTATCCATGCTAAAAGCTTCGAGTACGAAGCGCGCGAGAAAGCCCTCGAGGGTGCTGAGGATATTGACGGGCGCAGGGTTGGGAAGGCTGAAAACGCCTTAGTGGTATTCGTCACAGTCGAGGAGGGAGATTCTAGTGACCCCGGTGTTGTTAGTGCCGCGGTTAGGGAAATAGAAGATGTATTCAGAAGAGTAAAGGCTTCAGAGGTAGTGGTTTATCCCTATGCCCATTTGTCAGAGAATCTAGCTAGTCCCGGTGAAGCCCTGGCAATACTAAAGTCGATAGAGTCACAACTTTCAGAAAAGGGGCTAAAAACTCAGAGAGCACCCTTCGGCTGGTATAAGCGTTTCACACTTGACTGCTATGGACATCCTTTATCGGAGCTTTCGAGGAGTATAAGACCGGGAGAGCCTCCTAAGCGGGGTTTCGAAGACTTCGCGGTTATGTTCCCCGATGGTAGGGTAGTTAGTGTTGAAGAGCTTCCCAGCGGCCTCCCAGCGGACTTTGTAGCACTATTAGAGTCGGAGGTGTTTAAGCGGAGACGTGAAGGTGGGGAGCCTCAATTCCTCGAGTATTGTAAAAAGTTTGGATTTGAATGGGAGCCTATGAGTGACCTTGGTCATATGCGGTATGGACCTGAGGCTACAATAATGGTGGAGGCTGTTTCAGAATATGCTTGGCAAGTATGTCGTAGCTTAGGTATACCTGTATATAAGGTTAGAGGCACTAATACATTCAACTTGGAATACAAGCCGGTTCTTCAACATGCTCAACTATTTGGCGATAGGCTTTACCAGTTCGAAGTCGATGAAAAGAAGCTGGTCCTAAGATACGCTGCCTGTCATCAACAATTCGCGATGATCAAGGACTGGGAGATAAGCTATAGGGACCTGCCTCTAGGCATGTTAGAGATCGCCGACAGCTACCGCCTAGAACAGCCTGGAGAACTCCTTCTCTGCTTTAGGCTTAGAAAGTTCACGATGCCTGATCTCCACATCTTCTGCAGGGATCTAGCTCAGGCCCAGGAAGTCTCTTTCTTGGTTCATAGGAAGATATATGAGGAAATGAGAAGGCTCGGCAGAGACTACGTGAGTATATATAATCTCACAAGGTCATTCCTAGATGGACACAAGGAATATCTCAGGAAACTTGTAGAGATGGAGGGGAAGCCCGTACTTCTCCACTTTGTCCCTGAAGGCAAGTATTACTGGTTCCTGAACATAGAGTACAACATAATTGACGAGCTTGGTAGGCCTAGAGAAATAGGTACATTTCAGATAGATTTCGGTAATGCGGAGCGCTTCGGGATAACCTACACGGACGAGAAGGGTGAGCGGAAACACCCTGTCATAATACACACCGCTCTCATCGGATCCATAGAACGCTACATCTTCGCTGTCTTCGACACTGCTGCTCAAAAATCAAAGAGGGGAGAACAACCCTCCCTCCCGTTATGGCTTGCTCCTGTACAGGTAAGAGTTATCCCGTTCTCGAAAGAGTACCTCAAAAACGCGGATGAGGTCGCGGATAAATTTGAGAAAGAGGGTGTTCGCGTAGATGTTGATGACCGAGACGAAAGTGTCGGCAAACGTGTTCGCGATGCCGAAGTTAAATGGATCCCCTACGTGATTGTTATTGGCAAAAAAGAGGCCGAGACTGGCAAGCTGAGTGTGAGAATACGAGGTCAAGGACAGCTCGAAATGACCCTAGAGGAGCTAGTCGAAAGAATAAACAAGGAGTTACAAGGTTATCCCAAAGTCTCAGCCATGCTCCCAAGATATCTCAGCAAGAGACCCAGCTACAGATAA